The Gymnogyps californianus isolate 813 chromosome 3, ASM1813914v2, whole genome shotgun sequence genomic sequence aatatttgtcaTCCTTTCATGGAAAAAAGATGTAGCAAGCAAGCCACTCTTTACAGTTGAAAAGAACCACATGAATGATTTCTCCTTTATGGATATGTAGAGGAGAATCCTGCTACCATACTTACAGTTGATGAGCTTATGAATGAGTAAGTCCTCAAGCCCTGGCATATTCACCTAagaattttctcctttcctcttatGATGGTATTATTCCTGTGTATATATGGAACAAGAAACAAGGTAGGACTCACAAGGCAAGACTAAGGGGGAAATACTATTCAAGTAGCAGTAATAACAGTATTACTATTCAAGTAGTAATAACAAAATACTCTTGTTGAGAGTTCCAACATGGAACATATGTTTAATATACAAGGTGTCCAATGAtcattctttttaatatgtgaTAGTGGAAGAGGAAGTGGGATGCAGGAGGATTTGTAAAGTGTCCATATCCTGTTTGCTTACCTTGTCTGGGCTACATGTGTGTCAAGGAGCAGACAAGGGTAGGCAACTGAACTCCATTTGACTGTTCACACAAAGTGCTGCACCCACACTGCTACTTTGTCTTGTGGGAAATTCTGCTTGGGCTGTAGTACTTATCACTAAAAAACCAACttgttaagaaataaaatgcaagatcCCTTGTACTTGTGCGCAGAAAATGGGAATCGCTTTAAGGAACAAGCCTTTTCATACAATACAGACACCACTACTTTGTTCTGCATATAGAGCTACCACCCCTCCTAGCAGACATGCCTAGAGGAGGTTTTCCCTTTAGTCATCTTGTTTGTTGTGAAAAGATCAAGAAATTGTTCATCATGCcattctcctctcccttttcccgAGGCTAGCCACATACCTAAATCATGAGAATGATTCTGTCCCAGAGCATGTCAGATGCTAACTTAAGCATGGATAGGGGGCAGAGGCAGTGCAGGGAACTACcagcagggagaaagaaagaaagaagaaaaaaaaaaaagtgctgtctTCATTAGGAaactttttcaacatttttatcCTCACTAAGGTCTTGTATACCACTGCAGGCTTGATTGTGAAATAGAGGATTTGACAGAGAAGATATAATTGTGTACATAAAGTTGCAGGTTGCGATACTAAAGGCATATCTACATGATTTAGACACACCTATTTGTCAGATTGTTTTCCTAGGACCTTGCAGAAGCAATCATCTTGGCAGACCCAGAAGTGGCTCCTGTGCTTTGCAATGTGCAAGCTAAAACAGCAGAACTTGCTTTGCCTTAAGTCTTCCGAGACCCTTTCAAATTAGGAGCGCACTTTCCAAAAGCTGCATCTTAGACCACTTATCATGCAAGATTGCTACCTGAAAGTGACTTTTCTCCTGTTTGTCCAACAGGATTAGTATGGCAGCCTGCAATCTATAGCACTGACATTATTGGTTGTTGAACCTCATCATTAAATAAGGAATGAACAGCTTTAAGTTCTACTGTGGCATGCTACTTCATCTGATACAAGAATTAATGCCAAGGAGGCAGAGGTAAACCACAGAGCTCATTATCTAACAGTGTCCACTTACCTAGAATAGATCCATTTCTCAACATCTGTAGACTTTTAAGTATGCATTATGTGCTTGCTGGCTACATTTAAAGACTTAACGAGAGGAATTCTGAGACACAGAACCAAAAGTCTTAACTACTTTTCAGCTGACCTCTGGTTCCAGGTAGGAAGTCTTGCCCTGGATCTGAAAGTATGAAGCTCTGTAGCCAGAAAGATGCACTCATTTAACACATGTTAATTGGCCACTGTTGTGGAACAGACAGgttcaacagcaaaacaagaacGCCAGAAGCAAGAGTTGTTTTGAAAGAATATACCCACACCTGTCCTGTGGGAAAACTCATGCCTAGTATGATCAGATTCCACAATGCATTACTTAATCCACTTAAGCAGCTTCAAATAATTAGGGGGCAGGGAGGTGTTAAAAGCCATGCAAGGCAGTTCATTCTGAAAACTCTAAGTTACTCTGAAAGCTCTGAAGGGGATTCAGAGCTCTGCACAATTTAACTGCAGCTAAAATACTTGGATGACATGTTTAacacagctgacccaaagtcAGCTGTTTTGACAGTTAAACTCCTGGCTGATTACACATAAAGGAGAAGTTTGCCAAACTGAAACTAGGAAGATGCTTCAGTTACACAGAAAGGAACAAACCCTAACAAGCATGTAGAAAGGCCAAAGTTAACTCATTCCATCTGAAtagatttataaaaaaaaaaattataattaggTTAACTGTCAGGGTTCTTAATGCTCTTTAGGTTTCATTTGTTCTTCACTAGTTAGTCAAAGCTCCCTCCAACTTTCAGATAAAGTATTTCAAAAATTTTACTAACCTGTTTCTGCCAGATATATTAATAgcattaatgaaaattatttaattcctTAAAAACAGTAACTAGATGGttcatatgtatttaaaaaaatttaatgtttcttatttctatGCCATGCCTTTGGACTAAACACCACATTATGACTGGAGAAAATAGTTATTCATTTAGAATATATCAGACACAAGTCAAGTAGTCCAGCTAGTCTTAATTCCTTTTACCAGTGGTTCAGAAATGCTTCTAACTTTTTCAGGGATGAAACTATACTACAATATAGGTTAACTTTCAGATTATGTGCTTCTGGCAAAATCCCTACTACTTAAGTTAGATGCCAAGGCCTCTTGTGTGTTACACAGGAATTATGTGCCTAAGAATGGTAGTTACCAACGCCTGCAAGAATCAGACCATGGTTTAGATCCAAACTTAAGTCTCACTGGCTCAGATTAACCTAGTCCAGTAGGTGTTCTCCAATAGGCAGCCAGTAGATGTTTCAGAAAGATTATGGCAAGCATAGATATCTCCCTCAGAACTCCCCACTATTCTGCAGCTCTTGAAGTGAAAATAGTGTATTTATAATCAGAGTTGGAAGGGAAGATCATAGTCAGAACACCTTAAAGCAACATTTGCAATTTTAAACAAGAGAGATGGCAACTTCAGTCCTGTTTAAAAGCAGGAATTCACACTTGCACCACCCACTGGGAGGACAGTAAGGAGCATCAGTGATTCCAGGAAGTAGGTAACTAAGCCCAAGTATAAAATTTTGACTCTGAACTTTGGTTCTCTTATGTATTCATCTAGGATAACTGAATTTCTTAACTTTAGCTTTTAGCCATAAAACTTTTTGGAGGCACTTTCAATCCTTCATCCAGCTATGGTAAGCCATCAGACAAAGAGATTTAATTCTACCTTTCGCTTCTTAAATTGAGCAGTCATGCAGAAGtggcttaaaaataaactgttctgcAACTTGTTAAGCCTATTCAAGTCTTTCAACCaaagtcagttttcttctgagtaGAAAGGAAAGGCAATGATTCTTTACAGTTCATCTATACCACCACTCAATAGAACAGGTCTTgcatctgctttaaaaataccaaatttcTCTAAAGCTTAAGTCCTTCAGCGTAAGGGGACCAGTCAAAAATTCACCCAATATTACTTTAATctctcctttttaattaaatgttaaaatactgGATAAAGTATATTTTGACATTATACTCTACCCTGAGCAATATACTGGCTAGCTAGCATGTTACTGGCATCATAATGAAGTCACTTTAAGTGGTTGGCACACTTTCATACCATTTCTATTGCTTAACCACAGATAAGGGCCTCCACttaaacaaaacacacattaaaaacagGACTGCAAGCAAGCAAGGGTTAAGATATACCAATACATTCTTGTCAAGCTCAgcttcttccaaaaaaaccaaaatgcaggAGTTGAAGGCATCTAAAAATTAAGTTAGTTACTTACAGCAGACCAGTGTGGACAGCAGCTAAGACTTCCACCTTCAGATTGCATCTTTCAGATAAGTGAAGAACATACCATAGGATCACCATTTGAGATTTAAGGGTGATTTGTAGCCATCTTTGACAGCTTAAAGCCATCATCAATGCATTAGATGATAGAAGGCAAATACACTGTGCTGAGGTATGTAGAGGTTCTTCAGTGTTCAGCACATCTATCCATTCTCTGTTCCCAATTTAAAAACTTCTTAGGAAGTTTGATATCACCACCTGTGCTCTCACCACATTTTAGTATGTAAGACAGACAAGTGTTTATGTAGGGTACTGTAGgtttggggcaggaggggggcgGAAATCAAGATCATTTTCTGTGTATACAAATGACTTAGTATAGGTAAGGTAGAGCTGTCAGTGGTTGTAGCTAGCCTTGTTTGCCAGAACAGTATCTGCTTCAATTGATTCAGTTTTCCATACAAGCCAGATTTCCAAATGAGTGTAAATATTTATAGATTGAGCATTTAAAACCATGGTAACAGCAGAACCAACTAGGACAAGTctaatcatttttctttgcagatcagaaaacccccaaactgtAACAAGATTTTTCCCATATGAAAAACCTAATCAGTTATATGAAGTTACTGAGTGGCTTACACAATACGTTTCTAAATGCTAGCTGCTCAAGCTATATGCTAACACAAGCAGCTTAGGCAGTAAGCTAGGACCCACAAAGCTGGCAATACCCTTGAATTCCCCACCTTTTTACAAGGAAGTTACACAAGCTATCTCGAAGATGCCAGTTTCATTCTGATAGATTGCCCCTTCAAGGTACTTTCAGTCGAAAAGGTAGAACTTTAAAGCAATGCTTCAAATGACACATtacatatttaaacaaaagcagactTAACATTTCTGTGCAAATTTAGTTCTTCCACCCACAAGTTAGGAAACAGGTTCAACAGAAGGTTTAAGTTAACAAATCACATTAGTTTAGAATTAACAGGGTAAGTACAGCATTTTAACACTACAGTCATCTAAACAGCATATGTGGGCAGTGTACTACATtgagaacttttaaaatattgagtCAGACAGATATTTTAGAGATTTAACACCTGCCAAAGTAAATTCTGTAACAAAGTGATTTAGCATTATGCATATAACACTGATCCTTAGGCAAACATAGACACATTAAACCAATGAATCTGAGGACTGTGAGGAATGTTACAGCTCATAGGAGTCTGCTACAAAATCCTTAAGGATGCATTGCTATGTTGCTGTAGATCTTAATTCAGGACACCTGTGAAGAGCTTTAGCAAGAGACCTTATACCAGCCACTTTAAGCAAGCAgacttttcaaagtttttttggTTGCCGGAAGTTTAATCTTGCTTCACTTCACCCTTTAATTGCCTTTTCATGCGTGAATATGGGCTGATTGTGTCATCCATCACGAAGTCATACAGTACTTTTATCCAAGAGTTATATTGTGGCAGGTTGTCATAGTATTCAGCTGCTATTTTCTTCACCTAAAGAGGAGATACGAGGtttatttactatttatatTAGCACCGATCGTGACAACTTTACAATCCTCAACCTGTAACTTAATGCAGAGCACCAGAAGTTTCATTTTAGATGTCAGATTCTACAGGAAAGGCTACTAGTGCCACAATGTGAAAGTTTCTTGAAGGAACAAGCAACTCCCTGGTTGTTAAGTAAAATTCATGTGAAACTTTTATATTGAAGCTAACCAGAACAAACCGCTAACACTCTGAAGTCCACTCACTGTGCTACCTACGGAATGACATGCTCACAAAAGCAAGCAGTTTGGTTGCTAGTGGAAGTGGGCGACTTGGTTCAGCGCTGACTCATAGGTACACGAGTATCACTAAAAAGGATGTTGTAAGTTCTAGGAAGAGATGTTTAACACAGGTATTTTTACATGTAGTTTCAAACCTTagcattcagaagaaaaaacatcttaTTTCTGAGGAACATCTTGTTTCTGAAGACAGACATTAAAGAATGAATATAAGCTGCTTCCAAAGACTTTGTTTCAGATACACATGCTGACTAGACCACTGTTTTAAACTAAGAGAGCTGGAGTTTCAGTTAGATATCCTTACTGATATGTAAGGCCAACCACCTAAAGCCTTAAAACCTGAGCAGAACAAAACTGATTGTTCACTAAATTCCATAGCTTTAGACAGAAGAATAATATCTGTATAAGcaacaaacaaacccaagatATTTGCATGCCTGGTTGGAGCTGAAGATCATTTTGATCTGTCATCACACACTACAGAATAGTGCGTCTAGCCAGTATACTTTTATTCAACAGTAATTATTCTCAGCTCACCAGTACCCCAGCTGGAATCAAGTGTTCAGTACTTCAGTGATCTTTAGCACACAGCGTGGCAGAGTCCAGTCCAATCAAATTAACTACACTGTTCTAAAAGAGGGCTTTGTCTTCTTATCAGAGCTGTGAATTAAGAGTCCTGTAGCAGAGCTGGGCATTTACCTCTGCAattaaatacttgaaaaaagTCATACCCTATTTACAACTTAAGTACTGGTACAAGAAGTGAAATGCTGGTTCACCAGCACAGATCTAGGTATCAAAGGTGAGTTAAAGCAACTCTAGCTGTATTTGAAAGACGAAATATATGAATAAGAGAAAtcatctctttttcaaaaacaacaaaacccacaaaaacaaagTCTCAAACCAATTACAGAATTTAACTGCCCTGCTAAAGAAGTGCTGGAGTAGTTATTTCATCTACACTTCCACCACTGGCAACAGAAATAACAATCAAGTTTAGACTCCACCAAAGGCACAAGCTTACAAAGTCTTACTATTACCAAGTGCAGTAACAAAGCTAGAAGACCAACACCACAGCTGCTGTCAAATTGCAAGTTTAGTGTCTgatgaaaaacacttttcacTAAAGATGAGTTTTAGGTGTAAGCCTGGAAGCCTGTGTTCCCATGCTCCAATTGGGAAACACGTATACAATGAGAATTAAGCTCCTGcttaaaataaaccagcaaaGATTGAAGTGGAGAGAAACTAGTTTGAAAATTCACGTCTGCTGCTCATGCAGATGTGGCAGGTCTAAGTCTTAGCTCTGAAGCCTTAATTCTGTCTATGTGCAGCTGATACTTACTTAGGGTTCAAAGGTTCTCACTAGAGGAAACTGAGCTGCTCCAAAACAGAAAGCTATTAAACATTTGTCAACAGTACAACAAACATTAGCAATACCTCAAACCGTCTCTTTTCCCCACCAGCGAATGTCAGCGATAGAAGAGACTGAAGGATAAGCATGCATTACAATATTGTCCTTAAGATTTCAAAGACAGAGCCGACAAATCTCTGAAGGTACCTGCAACTTCTTAGCTAGTTTTCCACATACTTACAAACCAAAGACAACAGAAGGCTGGTTGTAACTACAGAAAACTAAAGTTACTGCAAAGCATAAGACGtgtttcctcccctctccttttatGGAAGAGGCTTGAGCAGCAAGCACATTGGAAGCTTTTTCAGGGTACCACTAAAATGGTAAGTAACTACCCCCTTCATCACTCAACTTTGAAACtgatctgggtttttttttttgtttggggttttttgtttgcttggtttttgtgtttttttttttttaaatctcccaACTTCCATTCTTCTAACTATCAGTGTTCTACCTGATTTTCAAGTTAAAATAGGgcttattttaagaaaaagtaataaCCTTGGAAGTAAACTTACCAGTGGAAGGCTCTTGCCAGGAATATTGGGGAAGTCATGATGTTCATTGTGATAGCCAACATTAAAAGTGAGCAAATTAAGTGGCCCATAGTAGGAATAAGTCTcatgtccttttaaaaacatgtaatgtTCAGCTATGAAGTGTCCTGAAATTGGGTGCAACCCAAGTCCAAGTAATGAACCAGCAAGCATGTAAAAAGTGGATCTGACTCCCCATAAATAATATATCAGAACATCAAAGGAAAGCTGAGCCAACAAATTGATTATTTCAAGTCGAGTAATGGGTTTGGGATTGATGCAGAGAGGTCTAATCGCATagaaaaaaggctgaagaacAATCCATATGAACTTCCTAAAAGGGGTGCAGAAAAACCAGCCTTCAAAGTTGGTAGGAATGTCCACGTCAATTCCGTCACCTCCTAAGTAACGATGATGATCCATGTGGTATCTCTTGAAGGATACGGAATATGGGAGGCCAAGAGGGAGGTTGGCAAATATTCCAAACCATCGATTCCACATTGCTTTGCTGTTGCCAAAGGCACTGTTGTGAGAAATCTCATGAATAGCCAGAGTCATGGAGTGGCTGATACAGCTCCCAAAAACATATGCCCAGAAGGTTACCCATTTCCAGTCCAAGTCTTTAACTAGATAAAATGCAGTCAACTGCGCAAGAACCATCAGCACAACCACCCAGATCAAGTTGTAGTCTGGCTTCATCAATGCTTTTATCTCTGGATGTTTAGCTAGATGGGAAAGAATTAAAcgaaaaaggaattatttagaAGCTCTCCTCACAGCCAACTATCCCAATTAGATTACAAAAGCAGATGTCacatcttcccttcctcccaatTAGGATCTGTCTGCAAAGGTAATGAAAATGCAGCACCTTGCCACTCGTGACATTTATAGCTAGAATGAATCCTTTAGAATTAAATCGTTTTAGCAGTTTTCTGTTGCTCAGCAACTAGACATATATATGGCAAGCACCAGTACCACCTCCAGCCTACCCAGGAAGGAAATGGCCTTGAAATGACAACCCACCAGTAATTCACAAGAGCTCAAATAAGCTCAGGTCCGATTTAGTCGTCTTACTTGAAAACGCGGTTATTTACCACCAATACTGGGTGCCACGATGACCGCTACACACAACACGCGATCTATTTATAACGACCAGCAGACACCTTATCAATTACTCAGCTCGCTTCCTACCCGCAGGAAGGGCTCTGCGGCAGCGGGCAGCTCCGACagcgggcggggagcggcccGCAACCCCCGCACCGCTGTCCGGCAGCCTCCGGCACCCCTCCGCAGCTGCTCAGCGCTCGCTTCGCAGCTCAAAATGGAAGCCCGGGCCGCCCGCCCCACCCTTCGGGGCTTGGGCTCTGGCCCCGCAGGCGGCGAGCTGCCCCCCggctccctcccttcccttcccctcccccgccAGCGCCGCCAAGGCGGCGGCTCCCGCCTCCACGTACACGGCCAGCGCCGCTCCCCTCACCCGGGCCCGAGCCGACTTTGGCCCCGGCCGCACGCCTCGGCGCTCGCCGGCCGCGCCTCCGCCGCCGGGAGGCTCAAACGGCCGGCGGCGAGGGACGGGCCCTCCGCCGCGGCGCCTTCCCCGCGGCGCCCCCCGGCGCGGGCGGCTGGCAGCCATTTTGTGGGGTGTCGTGtgtctctcttccccccccccccccgccacgcAGCCGGCGGCaaggagcggcggcggcgccgtcgccacccctcctcctcctcacccaggATCTCCTTGCGGCGGTCGGCATGAGGCTGGTCCGTGTAGACCCACTCGAAATCCTCTCTGGCGACTGTGTTACCCATCTCGGCAGCGCGGCACCCCCCAACCGCCCAGCCCGCTTCCCTCGCCCGCTCAGCCGGGCTCCGCTCCCCTCAGCACCAGGCACGCGGCactcccccccttccccggcaCCGCACTTTATAGCGCCGCGGAGGCGGCTCGGCGGGCGTCCCGCCCACCACCCCGTCCTCTCTCCCCATTGGCTACTGCGGGCTGTCGAGGCTGAcaggccccgcccccgccagAGCGTCTCCCCCTCCGCCCGCCGGCAGGGGCCTGGTTGGGCGGGGTGAGGCGCCCGGGGAAGCCGTCGCCTGGGGGCCGGGTGGCGGCTCCCCGCGGCCCTTGGCGCCTCCGCCGGGCGGAGGCGGCGGTCGGGAAGGCACGAGCCGCCCCTCAGCCCCCTCTCCCGCCGGAGGGAAGTCGTGTGTGTCCCCCTCTTCAGGGCAGAGGTCCCACTGCTCTGCCCCGGGAGCGCCCGGGCGGGCTGCGGCTCCCCGGCCTTCCCGCtggaggcggcggggccgaCTCATCCGGCGCTCGCCGCGGCGTGGCAGGCTTGCGGGCAGGGCCAGCCGCCCTGCGCGTCCTTGGCGGCCGCAGGGGGGTCCCGAGGGGCCGGCGTGTGGCGTGAGAGGTGAGCGGGGCTGTGACGCGCTGCCGCCTCAGGGGAGCAGAGCGCGGGGAGGGATCGAGCCTCTCAAGCCGGCAGTGTCGCTGCCCGCGCTGTGGGTGGCTTTAATAACGCCGCATGCATAACTAATATttaaggagggagagaaaattcTCGGCTTGTAACGCTGGCCCTGCCTCCGGGCGCCCTCGCACGCCGAGGCGCTGGGGGAACCCGAAGTTCCGTCGTCTTTCACCGTGGTAGCGAGGACGAGCTGGCCTCCAAGAAGCTGGGCGGGTGAAGCCTCACCAGCTTCATGTTCACCCACCCCGCCTCCCCTGCTGTGCTTCCTGCTGCCTTTAATGATGTTTATACAGGTTTAGCTGTCTGTGAGATTTCTGCCCCTCTCAATTGTTGGGACAGCCTGCCCAGAAGCCACCGCAGACGGCCGGGCAGGCCGGGCAGTCTCATCCGACTTGCTTTCTCGAGACTGGAAACAGCATCGTACAGtggctctttaaaaaaacctttttcttttccaaaggtAAGAGATGTGTGATTGTAAGGACTAGCTATCATTTGGCCAAAATCTAAATTTCTATAAGCTGCCTAAAGATACTTAACTACAACTCAAAACGCCTGTGCCAAGGTCTCccattttcttcacttcttgTGGTAAGACATTTTAAGAACTTCTTTGACAAACTCCTCTGTAAGAACTAAACCCCATTTAATCTGTCCCTGCATCTATTTCTCATATAATATTGATTGTGGGCAGTTCAGTTACAAAGATTACTTTATGTGGAATTTGAATGACTACTTGCTTGGAATTTTAGTTGTCTATAAATCCACTCAAAATAATCTAAATCAGTAATAGTGataaaaacaacagaggaagTTATCACAAAGTAAATTATAACTTCTCTATTAATGTAATATATCTCGAGGTTTATGATGCGTCACATAAAATTTACTagtaataatgaataaaaaaggcaaatatgtACTAGCTGCTAAAAGCCCCATGTGCAACTGTGCAAACGTACGGGAAATACAATCCCtacttgaaaatgtttaaaatctaaaataatgCACAAAGCACAGGATCTATAAAACATAACAGCTTCAcgaatatttttgtttacatgcatttttaatctGTGCATATTAGGATGTGAATTAGAAGTGAAAAAGGGAGCAAGTAGAGGAGAGATGGAAGTTTATTCACAGCTTTTCCCTCCTTAGTCACACGATCTGAATTTTGTAGACTTTGTGAGGACTGGTGCAGCATAAGAGGTAAAACAGATGTTTAGATTTCATCAAGGCATTTTGCCCTTGCAAGGGatgttcagttttatttcttgctcAGTGGCCGCTTCACAATAAACCAGGAAGTGCTTTTGCATTACCAGTGCAGAAGCTGACTGCAGAATTGCCAGGATCACAAGTGTTTCACTCAACTGCACTCTAAACACTGTACgtaatgtttctgaaaatgttccCTTTTTGTAGTAGTTCAAATATTAGCACTGCTGTCCATTATTGTGCTAAAGACCTTCTCATCCATGGGAAGGATCCTGCCAAAAGAACGAATGCATCTGCTGATAAGAAAGGTTGCAGCTGTTGAGAGGAGCATtggagga encodes the following:
- the DEGS1 gene encoding sphingolipid delta(4)-desaturase DES1 isoform X1; translated protein: MGNTVAREDFEWVYTDQPHADRRKEILAKHPEIKALMKPDYNLIWVVVLMVLAQLTAFYLVKDLDWKWVTFWAYVFGSCISHSMTLAIHEISHNSAFGNSKAMWNRWFGIFANLPLGLPYSVSFKRYHMDHHRYLGGDGIDVDIPTNFEGWFFCTPFRKFIWIVLQPFFYAIRPLCINPKPITRLEIINLLAQLSFDVLIYYLWGVRSTFYMLAGSLLGLGLHPISGHFIAEHYMFLKGHETYSYYGPLNLLTFNVGYHNEHHDFPNIPGKSLPLVKKIAAEYYDNLPQYNSWIKVLYDFVMDDTISPYSRMKRQLKGEVKQD
- the DEGS1 gene encoding sphingolipid delta(4)-desaturase DES1 isoform X2; the protein is MGNTVAREDFEWVYTDQPHADRRKEILAKHPEIKALMKPDYNLIWVVVLMVLAQLTAFYLVKDLDWKWVTFWAYVFGSCISHSMTLAIHEISHNSAFGNSKAMWNRWFGIFANLPLGLPYSVSFKRYHMDHHRYLGGDGIDVDIPTNFEGWFFCTPFRKFIWIVLQPFFYAIRPLCINPKPITRLEIINLLAQLSFDVLIYYLWGVRSTFYMLAGSLLGLGLHPISGHFIAEHYMFLKGHETYSYYGPLNLLTFNVGYHNEHHDFPNIPGKSLPLS